GGACTTGGGGCTTTATAGGCAGTATGTACCCATCGTGTTTTTGCAGGTCCATGCTCATGACCTTTGTCCTAGCGCTTCTGATCAACTTCAACATTTTTCAGCTCTCCTGAGTTGTACTAAGGGCCGCTTCTACACCTTCCTGTTCATACGGCCGACTCCGCCATTCATAGCACCCAAGCCGCCCGTAACGACAGTTGTTCACCGTCGACTACAATGCTACTCACAATCGCGGTCAACCACCAATCCGGTGGAGAGTACTGAATTGGACGCCAAGGAACACAGAAGATAGAACTATTCTGTGTGTTATGTACAGCAAGTTCAAGGATGGGTAGTGATTGCACAGACTAGTTTTTGAATATATGGGTTGATCTTGTAATGTCATCATACGATAAATTTAATAGTATAAATTCAATTGGCGTGTTCGATATGACGGTGGAAATGGAGATCTTGGAACACCGGCTAATGAATAGCCGGCAGTTTTAGGAGATTTCCACAACATGAATCTGAGTACCATAGGTGAGCTAGCCATTCTCCCGCTTAGATATTCCAGTTTTAGCATTTTCTGAGTGTCTACATAAATCTATCAAGAGCTGGCTCTCTACAGATTAAAAATGAATTGGTGTGAAAATTGCTCTTGTTGAAGACTCAAGACGCGTCTCAAGTACATGGTATGGATAACCGTAACCTAAGTCCCGACCTATCCTCACCTAAACTCGGTGAACCTATCATATATAAGTTCTCTAGATATTCCCTGTTGAAATCTGAGAATGAAAAAGTATTTATAATGAGCCCGGACTGGAATGATGTGAACAACTGACCTTGAGTAAACATGTCCGTCGTCCAGGAACCGTTGTTTGGGTCGTAGAGGTATGAGGGGTCTGCCAGGGCTCTATTTTATTACGAGAAATATATAATATACATATATATATGTAGACAAACTAGTATCTCTATGCTTACAGTTCCTCAAATTGTTGAGACCACCCCCAACCCGTGTTTTTGAAGCTGCTCGTACCTCGAGCTCGTTGTCTCAGCTTGTGAGTTGTAAGTGTCCAAAAGATCTCACAGAGTAATGAATGACTGCACCTGATTTATTTTGGATAACATTGTACAAATATTTGATTGTACGGTTGTACATGTACTCGAAATATAAGAAATTGAAAAAAGTTTTAAAAGGGCGAAGGGTAACCAGTGGACAAGAAGTTTAGGAGGGTCAGAGTAACCAGCTAAaaagaggaaagagaagagTGCAGCAGAAAGAGCCGATGCTGCAACTTGGGTCGATGAAACATGGTTTCTGAATCGCTGCCCAGCTACCTGAACGCACTCTTCACCTGACCACATGTGACCATCCACACCGACCAGGTGCAGGTTTCCTTTCCTGGGCACGGGCATACCAACTAGTAAACGTGCGGTCTGCATAGGCTCCTCGGCAGGCATTGCATGTGCAATTTGTAGGATTAAGATTGTGTTGTGTGTTGGGTTCTATGTATTGGATGACTGTCAGTGACAGATGGAGATCGTTTGTCGATGACTTGGACATAAAAATTGTGGGAAAGGCAGAAAAGTGCACGGTGCTGCGTGCACTAAGCCAACAGGACCTGTACGTACCTAACTCTTATGTTGTATGAGCATACTCTAGAGCAGAGACAAGGTCCCGTCCTTCATTGGATAATTTTTGAGAAGCAAAGCGCAACGAGAACATGTGGGAGGAATAGCAAATGTGTGGTGGTAGAACGCGAGCAGAGGATAGTGTGGAGCGATATCGATAATCGGGAGATGAGCGTCGCACATACTGTAAGAGGTGGGTAAGTGAGTGACAAGCACACTCTTGGTGAACAAAACAAACCTGTATAGGCTGCAGAGAGCGCTACAGCAGACGCTACAATGAAGGAGGATGGGCGGAGCGAGGAGGGAGCGAGAAGGGAGCGATAGATTGGATGGACGAAGCAAAAGAAGACGTTATTGCACTTCGGAAGCGGGGCCTCTTAGGTCCATTTCCCACACGACTAAAACCAGGCCTAAGAGGGGGTTACGTCACCTGTCATGGCCCTGCCCAAGGTGTCTCGACCTGGATTGTGCAAATCCTTAATAATAATTACGATTACCAAAAACTGATGGAGCTGAGTCAGATTCTGTAGGAGAAGGGTGATATGCACTGCACTCACCTTCCAAAAACTTCCTCCAAACTACCCACTGACGTTTCACAAACTGCAACAAGGTGCAACTCTTTCGCAACCAGCTGGACGATCTTACTGAAAATAATAGGTAATAGAGAGCCAATAAACATGCCGGATCCGACAAGAGTCGATGTGGGATACCTCTATCTCACCGCTTTTGCACCGCATGTTGGTCTGATGGTCCCAACTAGTGAATCTGCCGGAAAGCTGGTTCATATCTGAATCGATCGTAACGTGTCCCCAAACTGGAACTTTCAGTGCAGAGATCAGAGGATTGAAGGCGACATGTTCATGACCAGCCTTCTGAAGATAGGAGGACCGATAGCCTGGGGAATCTTGTCAGAGATGGCACAAACCGTAGCGGTACCGCAGAACAACTGCTTTGGAGAGTGTTCTCGTTGGGTGACGCACTTGATTGAAAAGCTGAATGAAAATGAGTCTTTAGAAGTGACGAGTGTTGACAGGCTTATGAAGGAATTTGAAGAGTTTGCTGCAGGAAACAGAGCGTTTGCACGACGTGACAAGTATCCAAATGTTGCCGCCTCGAGATTTTGTTATCTGTCTCAGTAGCCAACTTGTATATAATAAGTAGGCTCTCTCAGATGTTGATATTTCTACAGGATTCGAATTAGTTTGAAGTAACACCGTGGGCTGTGTTCAAATTCCGCTGCTCATTTGCATCTGAGTCATTCATTTATGATTGGGTGGGGAAAAACGGAAGAAAGAAGCACTAAAGAAATTTATCTGCGGGTTAAAAATCGAAACAGAAGATTCTTGGTTTAAAATAGAGACTCGGAAGGGGAACCAATAACAAGGCTTCCCGAGTCCTCCATAGGGAACAGTTTCACGTCCGCAGGACATACCGTACCCTCCTTCGGGAGAGTTCCATTGGCGAAGTAAGTGGCAATAACTTGGGAAGTACAACTCGATGGGACAGCTAGTGAACTATGCTGGAGGTTGATGTTACAAAAAGGTATGTCGATCAACGAATTGAATAGCactaataacgctgtgtaacaccactaaatatggctagtaaacacacctcaagcacaaagtgcgcaaaccaaaaccacaccaagaagagtatacacaagtgtaaggggtggaggtcggtattcttaaggctttagtttgcactaagaggcactaagaaagagagaatatagggatattcggattttaaggttcaatcaagtttctattccttcttatcaaatgacaagacaaaacactaattcaatatttcaacaataaggattcaacaaagcttttctccagacttcgcgaagttcaagttcaagttcaaatttccgatcaagtccaaatgcaattccaattcaatataagtccaaattgacttcaaaatccaagttcaattccaataacaatcaaatcaaatccaaattgcaataggtccaaatcaatccaaacacaaaacacagaacaccaaacttcgacaaagtgaggggcaaaggtaaaatccttgagctagcactagtaggtgaactgcgtctccgctcgtaggctgctggagggaaaattcctgctaccctccctccttatatacacttttcaaaataaaaataataaaagtccaagatatgtagtaaacttgagaataataataaaatccctttcagtcgaacagaaactcgcctaatcaggcataatacaagagattgtgccagaaaccatgaataaaataataagccaagaatcccctgtctgtatccatgttacgatgacagagcctagacttcccgaggtctccgagttgcccacatatccttggaaacatatctcctatgtcaccctcgtcctgttgtcctctaaataaggacaggaaccagtcgccgctcatgacatatttcctgggTTCCTGTCTtcggtaacaactgtcatgtcaactgtcatgtcaacctcgcaaggtctagatttcctttgttttcggaacattgtaatcctttcctttttcctatgacttcatgggagctggatatttctatcctaaatccgcatgtaggtcctttgtctgatatatccttcgttaattcctttaagtccgagttgtccaacaatacttcgtgaagtcaaagtaaagtgttcaataaattccctatgtttgccccaagcattccacaAGTAAGacaaggccttctattcaaaatacgaaggtttttaagaggctgcttcttgaggtttctactgttttcgaaacctcacgaagtctctcatctttctaattctatacttttcgtactgctaaagtctcacgtagaggcttgtgctttgaccagtaatttgggctcaccctagtcctacattcccttattttataactcaaatgttattaaaatgattaaaaatatgcattttagggtcaaatcTGATTTTCAGCGCAATAGCGCCATTCAATGAATAAAACTAAAACTCACCCTAGGAGAGTCTTGAACTAAGAGCACAGAGCCTGGGAACGCGAGGTTGACCTTCTTGGCACTGTGGACGACAAGGTGAGAGCTATAAGATCGACCATGACTCCCTACATGGGGAGAGACTTATGCAGCAAGGGGAGTGACTGGATCTGAACAAACGATAACGAGTTTCAGCGGAGACCAGTAGGGGATTCAGGACTTACCAGCGGTGTTTCCAATGACTAGAAGAGGAAATTTGGTGTTCCCCCCAACCGGTCCTTCCAACTGTGTGTGAGTACCACAACAGAGACCAGCGTGTAAACACGAGGATTGCCGCACACCTTTAAAACGACTTTCAGGGTGTACTTTCCATCCACTACAAGACAGACGTAGTGAGACGAAAAATAACTGAAGGAGGAAAACGAAAGACATACATGCACCGTGCCATGGACGCGATGCCCAAGCTTGCAAATGTTGAGTTTATAGTGTTCATATATGCCATCAACTCCAAGGGACTGGCATTCTGTGGGACTGCATCTCCGCACCCTACAGCGAGGTAAGGTTCAAGGATCTTGAGAGTCTCTGCAGATGCAGCAACACTGTGTTCATATCATTGTTTtcaaaagaaataagaaattgAGGAAGCCAAGAAAAATTATATACATACAATTGTGCTGCGACAGCGGTCCCGTTGCCCTGCGAAAGTTCTTGCAGTGCCAGAGCAAGCTGGGGAAACGCAAGCGGACTACTCAGAGTTGAGAAGACAACTTGTCGAAGTAGATCGTATGTGACCAGAATAGAGGTATTTCCCGTTGGGACTTGAACAGGGTTAGCGCGGACCTTTTCGTAGAGTGCATTCAAGTTCGTGGAAATCTCAGCCGGAGACAAGGAGTGGAAAGCACAACTTTGAGGGCCTGCAACAAAGCACTCGTCGAAAAAGATTTGCATGACTTTGTCGGCATCTGCGATCTGGTCCTTGGCGTCGTCTAGGAGGAGTGAACAATATTTGTGAGTGCAGACTGCGGTGGACTAGCCGTTACTCACTCGCGAAATAACCATCCATATCCACAATGCCTATTGGTCATCCGTCAATTCAAGAATGTAAGATGATACTTTCATAAGAAGATACGCACCGTCGACGACTAAATGGTCAACGCGATCCTGTGTGTGGGGTCAGAAGTGAAAGTCAAACCTACACTTGTGTTTGGACTTACGGGGAACATTGTCACAAAGACAGCACCCAATACCGTTCCGTACCTGCGtaaaaaaataaaagaacGGGCTTTCACTTCCAGCCTGTGACTTACGAGAATCCCCAGTATTGCAGCTTCTGCTGTCCCATAGCCTCAAGCATTTGTAACATATCTCGGGCAACATTATCCGTCAATACATGACTTAGAAACCCATCGACATCACGCTCCACAGCCAGTTTTCCAAGAAGCTGGTATCTTTCCCATTCCTCTGACATTGCGGTAGAGGTGGAGTTTAAATCATAAATCTCACTGGATGCAAAGTTGGAAGCTTCATCAGTGGAATTGAAGATTGATACTTTGGGAGAGCTGAAACTGACACCTTGGAATCCATTTACATATTGAGTTGGTGGACCACGAATTTATGAACCACATACCTCGCAGATCAAAGGAGACGATGTCAAATTGTTTCCCAATGATTGTGTGTAGAAATTCACCGGCGATTTGCATGAATTCAACCCCACTGGCACCGGGACCTCCTGGGTTGATAAACACGGGACCTCCATGGGCTGAACTGGTGGTATTAGCTGGAGCCTTGATCATCGCAAGTACTACAGTTTTCCCATCATCCTTGGACGAGTAATTGAGAGGAACCTGTGTCATCAGGAAAAAGGGGTCTGACACTGAGCTGCATTGAATGTCGTTGGCATGCGTTACGGGCAGTCGCACGTGTGAACGCCACGAACGCGCCAACGCACCCAACGCAGCTCAGCAGTAGGTTAGTTAATTCCGTGAGATGAACGCGCGCCAACGCTCACTAACGCTCAGTCACCGCAGCCAACATCAGTGTCGACGTGCACTGGGAACGCATGTACATGCACTCAACAGGTCAATTTGCCTGTGTATACTCATTTAATAGGGCTTCATTTATGTTCAGAACAAGACAGTAATGCAAAAAAAGACATTTATTATGATTGTTCATTtaaaataaaatacaaaCAAATGCTAATTAAAAGAAACTAATGGCACTATCAGCCCTTTCAACTCTCTCAACTTTCAACTCAATGGGCAAGCAGATTCGAAGTAAAAAGGTGGAAAGTCTGAAAATGAGGAATCAATACAAATTGAATGTAGAAGGAAGGATATAAACTCACATGGGTTATGATGTTCTTGGGTCATGTTCTAGTGGAAGGAGAATCATAGTCAAGACAATGAATGtacaaaggaaggaaataaaCTCACATGGGATGGTGTCAATCGAGAGCGAGGGAGAGGGACAAAGATATTGTGGgatgagaggggggagggaAGGGAACAAGGGACAGCAACAGTTGTGCACAGAATTTAAATGCGCCATGCCATGAGGTTAGTGTAGCCGAGTAGCTGAATCCACGGACCACTCGGTCATTGCGGCCTACAGTGTTCACATCATTACGATCAATGATGAGTGCTGTAGGCCGCAATGACCGAGCAGCCCTCAGTGTCACACCGTCACTATAGCTGTTCAATTCCTACCCTACACTTATTCGAAAATTTTTCAAACTCCACCACACACGTAACTTACCCCAACTTGTCCGAGCTAAGCGCCTTCCCGCCAGCTGCCCGcagtcgttttttttttcgaataaGGGCAACAATTTTACTTTAGTGTAGTGCAATTTTCAACTTAGCTGTTTTTTTAGCTAACATTGTGTCAGCACACTCAACTGTTGTTGTCCCTCATTGCATTCCCTCAGTCATACCAACCCCACATTATTTAGCTAAACTTGTTTATAAGTATGTCTAGAATAATTTAATCAATAAATAAAAGGGACTCTAAATGAATGAATGTTGATGCCCGTTCACTGTAGACTCAACTTGCGCTAACGCGTGTCAGGAAATATTCTAACCAGCCCCACAGTGTAACACAGTGTCACGCCGTCCATGCTGTGGGTGTGCGTTGGGGGCGCATTGGGGGCGCATTGGGTGCGTTCAGACCGTCGACAGCGTGTCAAATTCCCTGATTGGCCGACGCTGTTCAACACAGCTCAGCACCAGACCCCATTTTCCTGATGGTTGGGTGTTGAAAATTCCAAATTATGTGCAAATAATTCTTGTTGCCAACCTGAAGTCTGGCGCATTGGAAGGACCCATAACAGGCCTCCCACTGAGATAGATCTGTTGTTGGTTTGACCTATGTTCGTTCGAATGGTGAGGTCATGAAACAGAGGCGGTTTTCAGTAACCAAGACCTACAGTAGCCCAATTAAATTCTGTAGATTTGGCAAGGACACCTATGAATGCACTCCAGACTAGAAGAGTTGACAGGGAATCGAGTTTAATCATTTGTGATGTAAATGACCAACGAAAAGATTATGGGCAGATCAAATGCCATTGTCTGTGACTTTATATTACCCTCTTGCCTTGATTCATCCCCTGATGAGTATCAAAGTAGCAATCGGCAATCGCGGAACATACCTTGTGGAATGAGGACGGACCCAAAATATCCCATAGGAGATGACTGAGGGTGCTGTGTATTCTGTAGCTAAGAAAACACGTCGTGGGTCGGCGACAATGTTGCGTGGCGTTCTGCCGTCGGAAAATGACTCGTGGTGTGAACCCCAGTGAGATGTCCGTGAACGGTATCAGACATTATTGGACGTTATCGTTCCAATTCAGTGAACTTGAGATTTTTTCTGAAAAATTCAGACACATGGTGACAATGACGTCGTAATGTGTCGTACCTTTCTCTTGAATCTGCATCCATTGCATAGCAAAAACAATCTAAATGCCCTTTCTAAGTACAGTGGGCAACCGCCAAAAATTTGTCTAAGTTCAAACTATAGTCTGTGCGTGGGAATAGCAGGTCTTTCCAAACCCTTTGCCCTAACCAACGTGCCGCGCAACTCTTCCtcataccaccaccatcttccatttgcttcttgttttcttttccctctctTAACATCCCCTGGGATTCTTGGGAGAAGACTAGCAATATGGCAACTGGGCAACTACGGACAAGCAGGAATAGCAGCCATCGTTCATGAATGTTCTTTGATAGAAACAAAAGGGTGTGTCTTCGTCTGTCAAGATGCGCCGCTTCACACTGATAACTTCTGTAGATTTCGGGTAGCTCGCTGTGCAGATAAGTGCGAATTTCCTCTTTCAACCGTGGCGCATTTGTACTGAATTTTACATTCTTTTTTTCACAAGGCAAAACAGTCATCTCCGTACATCATATTAACGTCTAGCAATGGCCATAACACCGTCGTCGAGGCCTTGCTGTTCCTCCTCCGCATCTCTGACAAATATTTGGCATTGTTGGTGACGGTAGCGTTGACGTTGAACTGGTCATTGTATGCGGTCAATACGGTGGATGATTTCTTCAATTGTTGGGCAGCGGGCTTGGTTCTGACCGGATTATACAGCCAATTATGAGGTAAGTTTTTTTGCGCTGCACATGATACAGCCTAGTCTAACATGCTCAATCAGATGATTGTCGAGGGAGGGGAATGTGGAGGTACGTGCTTCAAGTTCGTGTTTTCAGACTTGGTGGAACTATGGACTGACCTTACCGATTAGAATGCGAAAACCAGGGCAAGGAGATGGATTGGGATGGCAAAGTGGAGATGGTGCAGAGCAGGGTCTCGATTAAATCGTACAAGATCATGTAAAATTGTTTCGCGATAGCATATGATAATTCAGACAACATTAGAAAAAATCGTGCATTTATGGGTGAAAAATAAGTACAGAAAGCCGAGTCCGATACTGTCGTACAAAGTCTGATAAGGTCGGATAGGGTCCTTAACCAGACCAACATTCGGgttttttccgacttcagtgAACCGTATCAGACATTATCGGGACAAGCACTCGAAGTCAGAGACCGTCCGATAACGTCCGATAATGTCCGGGGAAACCTCATTGGGTGTGAACTGCGATCCGGGTTCTTCCGCGGTTCTTCCGCATCCCGCAGTCTGTTGGCAGCCTGAGCTTCCGGTTTTTCCTCTTGGGTTCAATTTCTTCACCAACAGGGTGTTCAAATTGAAGCGAACTACATACGTTGTGATGTATGTAGCGCTCAATGAACCTAATAAAGAGTGCTCGAGTCCCCCACCGTGATCACTTTCTGCTTCTGTTGTACTTCAAGTTCTTCATTGCTTTCTTCCCTGCCTTCCTTGACATCCTCTTCGTTATGACGGTACCTCATATATTCTAAAGACGGCTATTCCGATGGTTCCTCGCCAATATATTTGAATACAAACATTTACTTCTCGAGGAAAGTCAGGGACAGATTCATCACCTCGTCAAGCTTCTCAATCTTCTCCCTCAGTTGCCTCACCGCCGCTCCCCCCCGCCGCTCTCAT
This genomic window from Marasmius oreades isolate 03SP1 chromosome 8, whole genome shotgun sequence contains:
- a CDS encoding uncharacterized protein (MEROPS:MER0000441), with translation MTQVPLNYSSKDDGKTVVLAMIKAPANTTSSAHGGPVFINPGGPGASGVEFMQIAGEFLHTIIGKQFDIVSFDLRGVSFSSPKVSIFNSTDEASNFASSEIYDLNSTSTAMSEEWERYQLLGKLAVERDVDGFLSHVLTDNVARDMLQMLEAMGQQKLQYWGFSYGTVLGAVFVTMFPDRVDHLVVDGIVDMDGYFANDAKDQIADADKVMQIFFDECFVAGPQSCAFHSLSPAEISTNLNALYEKVRANPVQVPTGNTSILVTYDLLRQVVFSTLSSPLAFPQLALALQELSQGNGTAVAAQFVAASAETLKILEPYLAVGCGDAVPQNASPLELMAYMNTINSTFASLGIASMARCIGWKVHPESRFKGVRQSSCLHAGLCCGTHTQLEGPVGGNTKFPLLVIGNTADPVTPLAA